In a genomic window of Phragmites australis chromosome 14, lpPhrAust1.1, whole genome shotgun sequence:
- the LOC133890168 gene encoding ubiquitin-conjugating enzyme E2 2-like, producing MSTPSRKRLMRDFKRLQQDPPAGISGAPHDNNIMLWNAVIFGPDDTPWDGGTFKLTLQFTEDYPNKPPTVRFVSRMFHPNIYADGSICLDILQNQWSPIYDVAAILTSIQSLLCDPNPNSPANSEAARLFSENKREYNRKVREIVEQSWTAD from the exons ATGTCGACGCCGTCGAGGAAGAGGCTGATGCGGGACTTCAAGCGGCTGCAGCAGGACCCGCCGGCCGGGATCAGCGGCGCGCCGCACGACAACAACATCATGCTCTGGAACGCCGTCATCTTCGG GCCGGATGATACGCCGTGGGATGGAG GCACGTTCAAGCTTACCTTGCAGTTTACAGAAGATTATCCGAACAAGCCACCAACTGTTCGGTTTGTCTCTAGGATGTTTCACCCAAATA TATATGCAGATGGAAGCATCTGCTTGGATATCCTACAGAACCAGTGGAGCCCTATATATGATGTTGCTGCCATATTGACATCTATTCAG TCCCTGCTGTGTGATCCAAACCCGAACTCTCCAGCAAACTCCGAAGCTGCCAGACTGTTCAGCGAGAACAAGCGAGAGTACAACCGCAAAGTCCGCGAGATTGTGGAGCAGAGCTGGACCGCTGATTAG
- the LOC133890983 gene encoding BTB/POZ and MATH domain-containing protein 5-like isoform X1 has translation MDGDASPPPAHAHAAPPPPRTAPAPAAPSQRDMSASPTSSRSVTETVNGSHRFVIQGYSLAKGMGFGKHIASETFSVGGYQWAVYFYPDGKNPEDNSAYVSVFIALASEGTDVRALFELTLLDQSGKGKHKVHSHFDRSLESGPYTLKYRGSMWGYKRFFRRTALETSDFLKDDCLKINCTVGVVVSTIDYSRPHSIHVPDSDIGYHFGSLLDNQEGVDVILNVGGERFHAHKLVLAARSPVFRSQFFDDESDGEKSEVDESDELKEFVIDDMEPKVFKAMLHFIYRDTLVDDNELGASSSDGSIFDTLAAKLLAAADKYDLARLRLLCESYLCKGVSVTSVASTLALADRHRAMELKAVCLKFAAENLSAVIRTEGFDYLKDNCPSLQSEILKTVAGCEEECSSGGKSQSVWGQLSDGGDTSGRRVRPRI, from the exons ATGGACGGCgacgcctcgccgccgccggcgcacgCGCACgcggcccctcctcctcctcgcaccGCCCCGGCTCCCGCCGCCCCATCGCAGCGGGACATGTCGGCGTCGCCCACCAGCTCGCGCTCCGTGACGGAGACGGTGAACGGCTCCCACCGCTTCGTGATCCAGGGCTACTCGCTCGCCAAGGGCATGGGCTTCGGAAAGCACATCGCCAGCGAGACCTTCTCCGTGGGCGGGTACCAGTGGGCGGTCTACTTCTACCCCGACGGGAAGAACCCCGAGGACAACTCTGCCTACGTCTCCGTCTTCATTGCGCTCGCCTCCGAGGGCACCGACGTCCGCGCGCTCTTCGAactcacgctcctcgaccagagCGGAAAGGGCAAGCACAAGGTCCACTCCCACTTCGACCGCTCCCTCGAGTCCGGGCCGTACACCCTCAAGTACCGCGGTTCCATGTG GGGTTACAAAAGGTTCTTTCGACGAACTGCTCTTGAGACATCAGACTTTCTTAAAGACGATTGCCTGAAGATAAATTGCACTGTGGGTGTTGTGGTGTCAACTATTGATTACTCCAGACCACACTCTATCCACGTTCCAGACTCAGACATTGGCTACCATTTTGGTTCGCTGTTGGACAATCAGGAGGGTGTTGATGTTATTCTTAATGTGGGAGGAGAGAGGTTTCATGCCCATAAGTTGGTGTTGGCTGCACGATCTCCTGTATTCAGATCTCAATTTTTTGATGATGAGTCGGATGGAGAGAAAAGCGAGGTTGATGAGAGTGATGAACTGAAAGAGTTTGTTATTGATGATATGGAGCCAAAGGTTTTCAAG GCGATGCTTCATTTCATCTATAGAGATACCCTTGTTGATGATAACGAGTTGGGTGCATCAAGCTCTGATGGTTCTATCTTCGATACTCTGGCAGCAAAGTTGTTGGCTGCAGCAGACAAGTATGACTTAGCAAGGCTAAGATTGCTATGTGAATCTTACCTATGCAAGGGCGTTTCTGTGACCTCAGTTGCAAGTACGCTAGCATTGGCTGATCGTCACCGTGCTATGGAGCTTAAAGCTGTTTGCCTAAAATTTGCTGCAGAAAACCTTTCAG CTGTAATCCGGACCGAGGGGTTTGATTACCTCAAGGACAACTGCCCATCGTTGCAGTCAGAGATATTGAAAACTGTTGCTGGGTGCGAGGAAGAGTGCAGTAGCGGCGGGAAGAGCCAGAGCGTTTGGGGGCAGCTCTCAGACGGTGGTGATACCAGTGGCCGCAGGGTTAGGCCAAGAATCTAA
- the LOC133890983 gene encoding BTB/POZ and MATH domain-containing protein 4-like isoform X2, which produces MDGDASPPPAHAHAAPPPPRTAPAPAAPSQRDMSASPTSSRSVTETVNGSHRFVIQGYSLAKGMGFGKHIASETFSVGGYQWAVYFYPDGKNPEDNSAYVSVFIALASEGTDVRALFELTLLDQSGKGKHKVHSHFDRSLESGPYTLKYRGSMWGYKRFFRRTALETSDFLKDDCLKINCTVGVVVSTIDYSRPHSIHVPDSDIGYHFGSLLDNQEGVDVILNVGGERFHAHKLVLAARSPVFRSQFFDDESDGEKSEVDESDELKEFVIDDMEPKVFKAMLHFIYRDTLVDDNELGASSSDGSIFDTLAAKLLAAADKYDLARLRLLCESYLCKGVSVTSVASTLALADRHRAMELKAVCLKFAAENLSDTLMSLQL; this is translated from the exons ATGGACGGCgacgcctcgccgccgccggcgcacgCGCACgcggcccctcctcctcctcgcaccGCCCCGGCTCCCGCCGCCCCATCGCAGCGGGACATGTCGGCGTCGCCCACCAGCTCGCGCTCCGTGACGGAGACGGTGAACGGCTCCCACCGCTTCGTGATCCAGGGCTACTCGCTCGCCAAGGGCATGGGCTTCGGAAAGCACATCGCCAGCGAGACCTTCTCCGTGGGCGGGTACCAGTGGGCGGTCTACTTCTACCCCGACGGGAAGAACCCCGAGGACAACTCTGCCTACGTCTCCGTCTTCATTGCGCTCGCCTCCGAGGGCACCGACGTCCGCGCGCTCTTCGAactcacgctcctcgaccagagCGGAAAGGGCAAGCACAAGGTCCACTCCCACTTCGACCGCTCCCTCGAGTCCGGGCCGTACACCCTCAAGTACCGCGGTTCCATGTG GGGTTACAAAAGGTTCTTTCGACGAACTGCTCTTGAGACATCAGACTTTCTTAAAGACGATTGCCTGAAGATAAATTGCACTGTGGGTGTTGTGGTGTCAACTATTGATTACTCCAGACCACACTCTATCCACGTTCCAGACTCAGACATTGGCTACCATTTTGGTTCGCTGTTGGACAATCAGGAGGGTGTTGATGTTATTCTTAATGTGGGAGGAGAGAGGTTTCATGCCCATAAGTTGGTGTTGGCTGCACGATCTCCTGTATTCAGATCTCAATTTTTTGATGATGAGTCGGATGGAGAGAAAAGCGAGGTTGATGAGAGTGATGAACTGAAAGAGTTTGTTATTGATGATATGGAGCCAAAGGTTTTCAAG GCGATGCTTCATTTCATCTATAGAGATACCCTTGTTGATGATAACGAGTTGGGTGCATCAAGCTCTGATGGTTCTATCTTCGATACTCTGGCAGCAAAGTTGTTGGCTGCAGCAGACAAGTATGACTTAGCAAGGCTAAGATTGCTATGTGAATCTTACCTATGCAAGGGCGTTTCTGTGACCTCAGTTGCAAGTACGCTAGCATTGGCTGATCGTCACCGTGCTATGGAGCTTAAAGCTGTTTGCCTAAAATTTGCTGCAGAAAACCTTTCAG ATACCCTTATGTCTCTGCAGCTGTAA
- the LOC133890983 gene encoding BTB/POZ and MATH domain-containing protein 4-like isoform X3, whose translation MDGDASPPPAHAHAAPPPPRTAPAPAAPSQRDMSASPTSSRSVTETVNGSHRFVIQGYSLAKGMGFGKHIASETFSVGGYQWAVYFYPDGKNPEDNSAYVSVFIALASEGTDVRALFELTLLDQSGKGKHKVHSHFDRSLESGPYTLKYRGSMWGYKRFFRRTALETSDFLKDDCLKINCTVGVVVSTIDYSRPHSIHVPDSDIGYHFGSLLDNQEGVDVILNVGGERFHAHKLVLAARSPVFRSQFFDDESDGEKSEVDESDELKEFVIDDMEPKVFKAMLHFIYRDTLVDDNELGASSSDGSIFDTLAAKLLAAADKYDLARLRLLCESYLCKGVSVTSVASTLALADRHRAMELKAVCLKFAAENLSGIQ comes from the exons ATGGACGGCgacgcctcgccgccgccggcgcacgCGCACgcggcccctcctcctcctcgcaccGCCCCGGCTCCCGCCGCCCCATCGCAGCGGGACATGTCGGCGTCGCCCACCAGCTCGCGCTCCGTGACGGAGACGGTGAACGGCTCCCACCGCTTCGTGATCCAGGGCTACTCGCTCGCCAAGGGCATGGGCTTCGGAAAGCACATCGCCAGCGAGACCTTCTCCGTGGGCGGGTACCAGTGGGCGGTCTACTTCTACCCCGACGGGAAGAACCCCGAGGACAACTCTGCCTACGTCTCCGTCTTCATTGCGCTCGCCTCCGAGGGCACCGACGTCCGCGCGCTCTTCGAactcacgctcctcgaccagagCGGAAAGGGCAAGCACAAGGTCCACTCCCACTTCGACCGCTCCCTCGAGTCCGGGCCGTACACCCTCAAGTACCGCGGTTCCATGTG GGGTTACAAAAGGTTCTTTCGACGAACTGCTCTTGAGACATCAGACTTTCTTAAAGACGATTGCCTGAAGATAAATTGCACTGTGGGTGTTGTGGTGTCAACTATTGATTACTCCAGACCACACTCTATCCACGTTCCAGACTCAGACATTGGCTACCATTTTGGTTCGCTGTTGGACAATCAGGAGGGTGTTGATGTTATTCTTAATGTGGGAGGAGAGAGGTTTCATGCCCATAAGTTGGTGTTGGCTGCACGATCTCCTGTATTCAGATCTCAATTTTTTGATGATGAGTCGGATGGAGAGAAAAGCGAGGTTGATGAGAGTGATGAACTGAAAGAGTTTGTTATTGATGATATGGAGCCAAAGGTTTTCAAG GCGATGCTTCATTTCATCTATAGAGATACCCTTGTTGATGATAACGAGTTGGGTGCATCAAGCTCTGATGGTTCTATCTTCGATACTCTGGCAGCAAAGTTGTTGGCTGCAGCAGACAAGTATGACTTAGCAAGGCTAAGATTGCTATGTGAATCTTACCTATGCAAGGGCGTTTCTGTGACCTCAGTTGCAAGTACGCTAGCATTGGCTGATCGTCACCGTGCTATGGAGCTTAAAGCTGTTTGCCTAAAATTTGCTGCAGAAAACCTTTCAG gAATTCAGTAA